TTATTTTTAGTGTGGGGTCACCAGTAacaatgttagagtcgagtcatcaCCTGTAATGATAGAGTGGAGGCAGGAGCATTAATATTAGAGCAGGGTCAACAACATTGATGCTAGTATGGGGTCACCACCaaaaatgttagagtaggttcaccaactgTAACGTTatagcagggtcaccaccagtaatgttagagtggcgtCACCACAATTAATTTtagggtagggtcaccaccagtaatgttagagtagtgtcaatACATTTAATGTTAGAATGGTGTCACGACCATGAATGTTAgaataggttcaccaccagtaatgttagtgtcggGTCACTACAATTAATGTTCGAatatggtcaccaccagtaatgttagattagggtcaccaaCATTAATATTGGACTAggctctccaccagtaatgtaaaTGTAGGGTCACCAATAGTTGTTTAGAGTGGggcaccaccattaatgttatatTAGGGTCATCAGCAGTAACGTTAGACTcggatcaccaccactaatgttagattagggtcactaCATTAATGTTGGAGAATAGTCACCATAATTACTGATAAAGTAGGGTCACTAGcattaatgttagaataggttCACTGtcagtaatgtttgagtagaTTCAACACAATTAATATTAGAGTAGAGTCGCCACCATTGACGTTAAAGgacggtcaccaccagtgatgttagattaggctcaccaccagtaatgatagagtagggtgacctccagtaatgttggagtcgggTCGCCAATAATAATGTTAGTGtatgatcaccatcagtaatgtcagAGCAGGGTTGCCACCATTAATATTAGAGTATAGTCACCTACAGTAATGATAGAGTggggttaccaccagtaatgttagagaagggtcaccaccacTAATGATAGAGTAGcttcactaccagtaatgttagagtagggttaccaccagtaatgttagagtaggttcactaccagtaatgtttgTGTAGAGACAACACCAATAATGATAACTTAGAGTCATCATCAGTAATATTAGATTGAGGTAACCACCAGTTatgttcgagtaggatcaccacgTGCAATGTTAGAGTAtcgtcaccatcagtaatattaGACTAGGGTAAACTACAgttatgttagagtagggtcactaccagtaatattggagtagagtcaacaccagtaatgttagagtcgagtcaccaccactaATATTAGAGTCGGGTAACCCCCATTAATTTTAGAATAGGTTCACCACCAACAATGTTGGAGCAGAGTCACAACGAGTATTGTTAGAGTAaggtcactaccagtaatgtttgTCTAAAGTCACCACAATTAACGTTAGagaagagtcaccaccagtaaggttACGCTagtgtcaacaccagtaatgttagagtatgatcaccaacaATAATACTAGATTAGGCACACCACCAGGAATGTTAGTGTTGCTCAATATCAGTAATGCTAGAGCTGGGTCAGCAGCAGTAATGCtagtgtaggatcaccatcaataatgttagattAAAGCCAGCAGAAATAGcgttagattagggtcaccatcattaatgttagagtagcgacATCGCCATTAATTTTAGAGCAGGGTGCCAATGAATAATGTTACAGTAGATTCAACACCAGTCATAATCACAGTAGAAAGCAATTTTAATTATGTAATGGTTGAGTTAAGATTTCACTGATTTATTGTGAGGCCCCAAGAAGCTAACACAATGCTCAGCAGTGATATTCCCTGCACGGATCACAGTACGCGACCAGAGCACATTGGGCCTGGCATTACTTTCCGTTCATTTATTCTAATTGACGGAGTTCCATCGACTGAGGTACATTATTTCCAGATTGGCCCTCTCGGGTTCGCTGAAGTGGAAAATCTcaccttgtttgttaagtgactgtaactaacgccaaaTATTGTGTAATCTGATTTTCTTACCGGGCACTGTCTGGCCTATAAAGGAGGAGCATTTACGAATTTTAGATGCACTCCAGTCGGAACCGTAAAGCTGGACGGAATTCACACATTCCTTTAAaaaatggaacggccaacaattctaCTGATAACGGATATTTACTACCCCATTCTCGCCACCTTTGGTGTGCCCGGTAGGTATCCTTTTGTCTCCTAGCTGTCGATTATCTCACTGTTATTGATTATGTAACAgattccgagaatgtcctcattgcAGAGTCTGTTATCCTCCGCGACAAATTGGTGAATATCACCGATAATCCTATCAGTCAGTTTGGCCGGTGAGGCATTGCTCTGGTCGGTAGATGGTGGGCACCGGGCGCTCAAGTTCGCTCCCTATACTGATGGAGGGCAAGGCTGATTCCCCGGTCCCTCCAACAGTATATAAATCACCAAGGGATGTGTTGCTTAGTGTCCATGGTAATCATTTCATTTGTACAGTTGTTTTTTTATGCTTTAAGTTGATAATTCCTTAGAATGCAGCCACCAGCACCCAACAGGggactttaaaaaatatttggataAATAATTGCCGCTCACAGAACTGTTTCCCTCCCCTCGGCTGTAAAGAACTTTCACGGTCCcaccctagggtgccatgaactgtgTGTACAACGTCTGGTGTACAACTGCATTGATTGCACCGGCACCGTTGAATTGCATTGTACGTACCGTTgtaaattgtatgacctgtattgtgtTTGAAGCATGgcttgaattgcattgtatgtacttctacaaatgttatcaatcaagtttattttgaaatataaaaaaaaatcgcaCCAGTTGCTGCTCTGTTCCCGAGCAGCTCCCTCGACtcgattataaatagaaaaaggcCAGAGTTTTCACCTAAATTAAATGATTATTTTCTCAGCTGAATGTTTcatttgaattcatatctttccagtaatttCCGCAACATTATATTTCATACCTGAAACATGCCGGAAGGACGGCGGATTTTCAGTTCCTCTATACTGCGTGTTTAATCATTTCTTTATTTTAAACACATTGTCGTCAACGCTCGCCtatataataaaagaaacaatCCGTGTTTATCAACCTAAGTGGGAACACATCTGTACATTACgcacaatatgctgtgagatttatcagAGTGGCCCCGTTACTTAACTCTTCTCCCCCTTTCTTACAGCGAACAtaatgacaatcgtgattctctccagaggaaattgcggactttccaaatgtatctctggctacatggtggccatggcaaccgcagatctcctggtcatgaTCTTCAATGTAATAATGTATCATATTTTCAGTTATCTCTTTGTACTttcattcctgtcctacactgccgtttgtaagttcaATCTATACATGAATGCTACTACCCTGAATGTGTCGGTATGGTTTACAGTcttgttcacatttgaccgatttgtagctataTGTTGTGAGAAGTTTAAGGCAAAGTATTGCATCGTGAGAACGGTAGCCTCGGTTTTAACAACCGTCACTGTCCTGCACTGTTTAAAGGACATCCCCTTTTGGTTTGCATATGaacctgaacgaataattaacaatATTCACTGGGGTTGCCGCATCAGGGTGGAATTTTTTTCATCGCCTGCCGGTGTAGCGTTCTCCTGGTTGGAAAGTATTTTCATGACATGGCTTCCGTTTGCtttgatattactgtttaattgtttgacagtcaaacgtattttagtggccaacagagcccgcaggggccttCGGGGTCACACTAGTGAGAATCAGAGCGATcctgagatggagaaccgaaggaaatccataatattactgttcactgtgtcgggcagttttatactgttgtggatgacaGCTGGCGTGAGTTTTTTAACCACCAGACTGACCAGCACCGCGCAATATCTAGGCGATTATTCAGCTCCCGCTTATATAGCAACTGAAACCGGATATATGcttatgtatttgagttcctgtacaaacacgtgtatttatgcagctacccaaactaaattcagggaggagctgAAGCAAGTGATGACATCTCCTTTGACATTTATTCTGACATTGgtaaaaaaataaacaagaaaATAAAGCTTCCTGTCCTAACTGGAGTTCAATTGCATCCGTGCTCCATTTTAGAATGGCCTCCTTGCTGTTACGATGAAAATGGATTGTTCTTGTGAAAATGAACAGGAATCAGAGAATATTTTTTCCATTGTGTGCCGTGTGTTTGATGTCTGCCGCTTTCCCAGGGTGAACAGAATCGTTGCCTGGTAAGAAAGCGCGCTTCCcgctcaagattcaaagagaacagtTCATGATTGAGCTTCAGCAGTGGTGTAGGACATGTGGGCATCAGAGTTAACTGCCTTGCACCGCAGGGACCGGAATGATACGCGCCAGTTTAATTAATAGTTTTCTTTAGTGTCGCAACATTGAAGAGTGCTATAAACTGGGTTATTTGTAATTCTTCTGTAATTTTGACGTGAATGTTACAGGCGCTGGTCTCCACATTGCCTCCCAGCCCAATAGAAAGGGGCCCTGTCCACTGATAAGTGATCTTATGAAGGAGACAGTAGGAACTTGGCTCGACAATGTGAAGTTAGGCATCTTTATTTACTTAACATATCAACTGATCAACAAAAATTTGGATTGTTATACCAGGAGAACAAACCATTCGACCCGACCAGTGCTTGTTGGCGTTTATCCTACACACgggcaaatagttccaatcactttaccCGCCCTGTCCTAACATGTATTCAATATATTTTTATTCAGACATCTATCCAATCTTGAATATTAACGTAATTTTTGCCTCCGTTAATTCACAGCTTCACAACTCTCggagtgaagaggtttctccgacTCGAAATCTCTTTGATTTATTCTTTTATCTATGGCTATTAGATTTTGATCCCCCAACTAATGGGGgcaatctgtttctatctatcATGTCCCATCCGTACTTAACCTAAATCACCTGGGTACAACGCGACAAAAGTTATCAATCTGTTATCAATACGCAATCTAGTGAAAATAAGGACAGCTTAATTAAGATCGTtagttgatagctttctcttggagatgattGTGTCCTTGATTATATTGAACAGTGGGAAGAATGAATTTTATAGCTTGGCCACTACCCTatacatcgggaccatgcagggggggTGATACTAATCAAACACCTCCAGACACcgggggcccgatgttagcaggcctgcgggttcccggcggaagggggctatcgggcgcatgggtatcgcgcccggtgaaatgagtgcgactcccgcgcgatcacaggataattaaAGTCATTTACCTGAGGTGACGGGttttccgctgctcagctgcgcgccggcggcctgcgcatgcgcagtgacgcctgagtgatggtggagctctatttaaaggggcagtccaccaatgctcctcctgctgcaaacaagaaggagcacaccatggagcaccccaggggtaaggctgccccacgattctctgacgactcactccagctgctgctggacggggtaaggaggaggagggagacgttgttccccagcgatggaaggaagtgccctgcctccgccaccaggaaggcatgggcggaggtggccgcggaggttagcagcaggggcaacaccacaagaacatggatccagtgtcgcaagagattcaatgatctcaccaggtccggcaaagtgagtacactaacgcattctcccacactccgtcttccacatcacctcaaacacctcacaaccccttctgcactgccaccacagcgctcccgcatcaatcctcacagccactcaactatcatcctcaccgtgcctgcacatacccaccgtccctgtccccattcgaacactaccacacaccccaatccccatacaatgggatgggcatgtggcacacgcatcctcccatccatctcccacacgctcaacccacccacaccaatgcttgaagcgtctcacaatgcaatcatcactcaatcacgcatctgtgttttgccttgacaggagaagagatgcaagaacgcccgggaaagggcacgcaccggagggggccagcaacacgaggtggttctaacgcacgcagagctggacgccttggagatcagccacacgctgcattgcctgtccatggcggatggcgaggctggggctgcagaaaagtccggtaacggaaagctgacactcagcagtcatgatcgcgaatgatcttagcatcacttggcatctgccgcacctcaacatttgtccacatgcctgatattgccctttgttctcttgcagggccatctgcgagcgccgtgtctgtggagggcgattcctcagaggacatgccggtctctgatggtccatcgtcacatatgagccaagcatccaccagcgcagatacacacacctcggtgggtccccctcctcaattagttgggatttcacatggtgagtcaccgcgcacatgtgagcaagagcagaccctggtggcaggggcagccgcggagggtccgcgtcagtgggagcactcttctccaggctctgctcagccggacccagatgctgaaccccgggggccaccagtcaaaaggagagtcgtcgaggggcaccagcacattgccgaggtactggaaaaggtgccacgcgcactccccACAATCGctcaggtgatggaggagtccaactcctgcatgaggggaatggtggcacaagtacaggagggtatcggcgacatagtgtcgcgggtaggtgcgggaacgtctgcggtggaggaaaggctagcctccctcgagcgtcacgcacagttcaacattgagtccatccaggccctgacaacggctgttcggattcagagtgagcaacattctgccgccataaacaggctgacagatacattagaggtggccttgcaaggtctcacacagctcatccaaactgccgtccagcagggtggaaggagtgatatgggcctaggccatgagagggaagatggtgaacggggacatggaagtggggacactactcaaagtgccccaacgtctcacccgttgcccccctctcaaccagttcccgcaatgctgcctcctctccaggtggctgagtctgcccctgcacaggtgcaggaggagcagtctgtggaggtgccctcacgggcaccgaaacccagggggcgtcggcccaaagcatctacccggtcagggcacgaacaagagcaacctgccactacctttgctggagagacaggggtagcaccacgtaggggttcccacaAACGTGAGGCtagggtgttatgaacacaaagggaatgcaccagggtgtatgacaatttgttatgtttttatttatagtcgtttactgcacatacacaataaacacaattgttctcaccactactgccacctcttgtccattcttgagcggcttgtgcaataggtccctttcgtggggctcatcatgacgacaaacacctggtcccacccattgggtcacactacagtgggtgcaggagtaatggcaccgctcttctgtggagggggctggtatggccgctcctctgtgcacgtgatgaggtctggacgcctcagagagtctgatgttagaagaaccgttgacatatgagtgcctccctggcctgacgagcatccaggtgagccagtgttcggcccatgggtccttcctcctcctcttgttccttctcctcctcctcctcctcctcctcatcgtcgtcctcaatatgggtggcggatgtgcatggggcctcctccagcggcacccctctctgttgtgccatgttgtgcagggcacagcagacaactataattcgtcccactctgagtggcgcgtattggagcgctcccccagaacgatcgaggcacctgaagcgcatctttagcacccctatagcctgctcaattgtagacctggtagcaatgtggctgtcattatatcaacgctgcggctcggtgatgg
This DNA window, taken from Heptranchias perlo isolate sHepPer1 chromosome 2, sHepPer1.hap1, whole genome shotgun sequence, encodes the following:
- the LOC137331614 gene encoding probable G-protein coupled receptor 139, with amino-acid sequence MERPTILLITDIYYPILATFGVPANIMTIVILSRGNCGLSKCISGYMVAMATADLLVMIFNVIMYHIFSYLFVLSFLSYTAVCKFNLYMNATTLNVSVWFTVLFTFDRFVAICCEKFKAKYCIVRTVASVLTTVTVLHCLKDIPFWFAYEPERIINNIHWGCRIRVEFFSSPAGVAFSWLESIFMTWLPFALILLFNCLTVKRILVANRARRGLRGHTSENQSDPEMENRRKSIILLFTVSGSFILLWMTAGVSFLTTRLTSTAQYLGDYSAPAYIATETGYMLMYLSSCTNTCIYAATQTKFREELKQLISYCGRLIFHFILIRVTLSQGQLWMGNRGWPCQRRPQPMNE